A genomic window from Megalobrama amblycephala isolate DHTTF-2021 linkage group LG2, ASM1881202v1, whole genome shotgun sequence includes:
- the LOC125262967 gene encoding trace amine-associated receptor 13c-like translates to MAYETEDHETQYCFPAINSSCIKGKRSRYEYYIIYMFISLLSAWTVFVNLLVIISISHFKKLHTPTNLLILSLAVADLFTGLILIPIEGIKQIEMCWYFGDTYCGLFAITVRLLLSSSLSNLVLIAVDRYVAVCHPLLYPQKITMTKTSISICLCWFCSSIYNVGYVISNGYFNISHKTCYGQCIVMNSLAWIFTDLFFLFLFPCVVIISVYLRIFYVVQWQVKAINSLMKGGKCVKEGSVRRKSESKAALTLGIIVTVYMLCYIPFYICSLTETTAVSSTTMTFLAWTLYVSCGLNPLIYALFYRWFKISVKHILTLKIFQPASSLMEIFTDCHS, encoded by the coding sequence ATGGCCTATGAGACAGAGGATCATGAGACTCAATACTGCTTTCCTGCCATCAACTCATCATGTATCAAGGGAAAACGCTCCAGATatgaatattatataatttacatgTTCATATCATTGCTTTCAGCATGGACTGTGTTTGTGAACCTGCTGGTGATCATCTCCATCTCTCACTTCAAGAAGCTTCACACTCCAACAAACCtgctcattctctctctggCTGTGGCCGACCTGTTTACTGGCCTTATTTTGATACCCATAGAGGGCATCAAGCAAATTGAGATGTGTTGGTACTTTGGAGACACTTATTGTGGGCTGTTTGCAATTACTGTTAGGTTGCTTCTTTCTTCATCTCTTagtaatttagttttaattgcTGTTGATCGCTATGTGGCTGTATGTCACCCTTTACTGTACCCACAGAAAATAACCATGACTAAAACTTCAATAAGCATCTGTCTCTGCTGGTTTTGCTCTTCAATTTACAATGTTGGGTATGTAATTAGTAATGGATATTTTAATATCTCACACAAAACGTGTTATGGTCAGTGTATTGTCATGAATAGTCTTGCTTGGATATTTACcgatttattctttttattcctATTTCCTTGTGTAGTGATCATCTCTGTATATTTGAGGATATTTTATGTTGTACAATGGCAAGTGAAAGCTATAAACTCCCTGATGAAGGGTGGAAAATGTGTAAAGGAAGGTTCAGTGAGGAGGAAATCTGAGAGTAAAGCTGCTCTGACATTAGGAATCATTGTGACAGTTTATATGCTTTGCTATATTCCATTCTATATCTGTTCTCTAACAGAAACCACTGCAGTCTCTTCCACTACAATGACATTTCTAGCATGGACTTTGTATGTTAGCTGTGGTCTGAATCCTCTTATCTATGCTTTATTTTACCGCTGGTTTAAAATATCAGTTAAACACATCCTAACTCTTAAAATATTTCAGCCAGCATCATCTCTGATGGAAATATTTACAGATTGCCATTCATGA
- the LOC125262966 gene encoding trace amine-associated receptor 13c-like has protein sequence MAYETEDHETQYCFPAINSSCIKGKRSRYDYYIIYLFISLLSAWTVFLNLLVIISISHFKKLHTPTNLIILSLAVADLFTGLIVIPIEGIKQIEMCWYFGDTYCGLFAITVRLLLSSSLSNLVLIAVDRYVAVCHPLLYPQKITMTKTSISICLCWFCCSGYNVGYIISNGYFNISHKTCYGQCIVMNSLAWIITDLFFLFLFPCVVIISVYLRIFYVVQWQVKAINSLMKGGKFVKEGSVRRKSESKAALTLGIIVTVYMLCWIPFYICSLTETTAVSSTTMTFLIWTLYVSCGLNPLVYALFYRWFKISVKHILTLKIFQPASSLIEMFTDCHS, from the coding sequence ATGGCCTACGAGACAGAGGATCATGAGACTCAATACTGCTTTCCTGCCATCAACTCATCATGTATCAAGGGAAAACGCTCCAGATatgattattatataatttatctGTTCATATCATTGCTGTCAGCATGGACTGTGTTTTTGAACCTGCTGGTGATCATCTCCATCTCTCACTTCAAGAAGCTTCACACTCCAACCAACCTGATCATTCTCTCTCTGGCTGTGGCCGACCTGTTTACTGGCCTTATTGTGATACCCATAGAGGGCATCAAGCAAATTGAGATGTGTTGGTACTTTGGAGACACTTATTGTGGACTGTTTGCAATTACTGTTAGGTTGCTTCTTTCTTCATCTCTTagtaatttagttttaattgcTGTTGATCGTTATGTGGCTGTGTGTCACCCTTTACTGTACCCACAGAAAATAACCATGACTAAAACTTCAATAAGCATCTGTCTCTGCTGGTTTTGCTGTTCAGGTTACAATGTTGGGTATATAATTAGTAATGGATATTTTAATATCTCACACAAAACGTGTTATGGTCAGTGTATTGTCATGAATAGTCTTGCTTGGATAATTACcgatttattctttttattcctATTTCCTTGTGTAGTGATCATCTCTGTATATTTGAGGATATTTTATGTTGTACAATGGCAAGTGAAAGCTATAAACTCTCTGATGAAGGGTGGAAAATTTGTAAAGGAAGGTTCAGTGAGGAGGAAATCTGAGAGTAAAGCTGCTCTGACATTAGGAATCATTGTGACAGTTTATATGCTTTGCTGGATTCCATTTTATATCTGTTCTCTTACAGAAACCACTGCAGTCTCTTCCACTACAATGACATTTCTAATATGGACTTTGTATGTTAGCTGTGGTCTGAATCCTCttgtatatgctttattttaccgCTGGTTTAAAATATCAGTTAAACACATCTTAACTCTTAAAATATTTCAGCCAGCATCCTCTCTGATAGAAATGTTTACAGATTGTCATTCATGA